Proteins encoded within one genomic window of Tachysurus vachellii isolate PV-2020 chromosome 16, HZAU_Pvac_v1, whole genome shotgun sequence:
- the tfec gene encoding transcription factor EC isoform X2 → MFQGYPSVPVSLIRSDVSEQWDSGPWHSSYSYPSTLQHGDYHHVQPPSWSQPHSTWKVQNHLENSKYHLHQAQAQQVKQYLTLGTKLAGQAHPHPGQALGTMPIMRNGHMTPVSDNSTPGSPVTLFTLANSHDTEFPVDDIDDLIGFESGFNDGSLECMEPSIIMQNNVALNSSMLEVYGSDQGMTASHGGLTPPSCPPKLSVKMEVTEQDTRVLAKERQKKDNHNLIERRRRYNINYRIKELGTLIPKSNDPDMRWNKGTILKASVEYIKWLQKEQQHARELESRQKKLEQANRRLLLRIQELEIQARAHGLPCNLGAAELSSNLVKQQQQQALPAPAVTPGVQTFYTQDEINGPEYLQRNSLSVGHAGNEGNSSSSGEHGDASLTTFSDPLSHFTDFFSATLKEEQRLDELLMEEALSPFGTDPLLSATSPNASKGSSRRSSFSTDDNDEL, encoded by the exons ATGTTCCAGGGCTACCCCAGTGTGCCTGTTTCTCTTATAAGGAGTGATGTAAGTGAGCAGTGGGATTCTGGCCCATGGCATTCGTCATATAGCTACCCTTCCACCTTACAGCATGGCGACTACCACCATGTTCAACCTCCATCCTGGAGCCAGCCCCACTCCACCTGGAAG GTTCAGAACCACCTGGAGAACTCCAAGTACCATCTCCACCAAGCCCAAGCCCAGCAGGTCAAACAGTACCTGACTCTAGGAACCAAGCTTGCTGGCCAGGCCCATCCACACCCGGGCCAGGCCCTGGGCACGATGCCTATCATGCGCAACGGCCATATGACACCTGTAAGCGACAACAGCACTCCGGGCAGCCCCGTCACCCTGTTCACCCTTGCCAACAGCCATGACACTGAG TTTCCAGTGGATGATATTGATGATCTTATTGGCTTTGAATCGGGGTTTAATGATGGGAGCCTGGAGTGTATGGAGCCTAGCATCATAATGCAAAATAAC GTGGCCCTGAACAGTAGTATGCTGGAAGTCTATGGCAGTGACCAAGGTATGACTGCCTCTCATGGTGGACTGACACCCCCCTCATGCCCCCCAAAGCTCTCTGTTAAAATGGAAGTCACAG AACAAGACACCAGAGTCTTagcaaaagagagacaaaagaaaGACAATCACAATCTGA TCGAAAGAAGGCGGAGATACAACATCAACTACAGAATTAAAGAGCTTGGAACTCTGATACCAAAGTCCAATGACCC TGATATGCGCTGGAACAAAGGGACCATCCTCAAGGCCTCAGTGGAGTACATTAAGTGGCTGCAGAAAGAGCAGCAACATGCGCGAGAGCTGGAGAGCCGCCAGAAGAAGCTGGAGCAGGCTAACAGGAGACTGCTGCTCAGGATTCAG GAGTTGGAGATCCAGGCTCGTGCTCATGGTCTGCCCTGTAACCTAGGAGCAGCAGAGCTCTCATCAAACCTTGtcaaacagcagcagcagcaggcacTACCAGCTCCTGCGGTTACTCCTGGAGTGCAGACTTTCTACACACAGGATGAGATCAACGGCCCCGAGTACCTGCAGAGGAACTCCCTGTCTGTGGGCCATGCTGGAAATGAAGGTAACAGCAGCTCTTCTGGTGAACACGGAGACGCCTCCTTGACAACCTTCTCAGACCCGCTGTCGCACTTCACAGACTTCTTCAGTGCCACTCTGAAGGAGGAGCAGAGGCTGGACGAGCTGCTCATGGAGGAGGCGCTGTCTCCGTTCGGGACTGACCCACTGCTTTCAGCCACTTCGCCCAATGCCTCTAAGGGGAGCAGCCGCAGGAGCAGCTTTAGCACGGATGACAACGATGAGCTTTGA
- the tfec gene encoding transcription factor EC isoform X3, whose amino-acid sequence MHDCTTSKLTHINSLFCEVSVYGHWDCEIKTEVVLLNITAAEAMSHHCVVKVISLTEVQLLPVQNHLENSKYHLHQAQAQQVKQYLTLGTKLAGQAHPHPGQALGTMPIMRNGHMTPVSDNSTPGSPVTLFTLANSHDTEFPVDDIDDLIGFESGFNDGSLECMEPSIIMQNNVALNSSMLEVYGSDQEQDTRVLAKERQKKDNHNLIERRRRYNINYRIKELGTLIPKSNDPDMRWNKGTILKASVEYIKWLQKEQQHARELESRQKKLEQANRRLLLRIQELEIQARAHGLPCNLGAAELSSNLVKQQQQQALPAPAVTPGVQTFYTQDEINGPEYLQRNSLSVGHAGNEGNSSSSGEHGDASLTTFSDPLSHFTDFFSATLKEEQRLDELLMEEALSPFGTDPLLSATSPNASKGSSRRSSFSTDDNDEL is encoded by the exons ATGCATGACTGCACAACCAGCAAGCTGACTCACATCAACTCCTTATTCTGTGAAGTTTCAGTTTATGGACACTGGGATTGTGAGATAAAGACAGAGGTTGTGTTGCTGAACATTACTGCTGCTGAAGCCATGAGCCACCATTGTGTAGTCAAAGTCATCTCCCTCACTGAGGTCCAGCTGTTGCCG GTTCAGAACCACCTGGAGAACTCCAAGTACCATCTCCACCAAGCCCAAGCCCAGCAGGTCAAACAGTACCTGACTCTAGGAACCAAGCTTGCTGGCCAGGCCCATCCACACCCGGGCCAGGCCCTGGGCACGATGCCTATCATGCGCAACGGCCATATGACACCTGTAAGCGACAACAGCACTCCGGGCAGCCCCGTCACCCTGTTCACCCTTGCCAACAGCCATGACACTGAG TTTCCAGTGGATGATATTGATGATCTTATTGGCTTTGAATCGGGGTTTAATGATGGGAGCCTGGAGTGTATGGAGCCTAGCATCATAATGCAAAATAAC GTGGCCCTGAACAGTAGTATGCTGGAAGTCTATGGCAGTGACCAAG AACAAGACACCAGAGTCTTagcaaaagagagacaaaagaaaGACAATCACAATCTGA TCGAAAGAAGGCGGAGATACAACATCAACTACAGAATTAAAGAGCTTGGAACTCTGATACCAAAGTCCAATGACCC TGATATGCGCTGGAACAAAGGGACCATCCTCAAGGCCTCAGTGGAGTACATTAAGTGGCTGCAGAAAGAGCAGCAACATGCGCGAGAGCTGGAGAGCCGCCAGAAGAAGCTGGAGCAGGCTAACAGGAGACTGCTGCTCAGGATTCAG GAGTTGGAGATCCAGGCTCGTGCTCATGGTCTGCCCTGTAACCTAGGAGCAGCAGAGCTCTCATCAAACCTTGtcaaacagcagcagcagcaggcacTACCAGCTCCTGCGGTTACTCCTGGAGTGCAGACTTTCTACACACAGGATGAGATCAACGGCCCCGAGTACCTGCAGAGGAACTCCCTGTCTGTGGGCCATGCTGGAAATGAAGGTAACAGCAGCTCTTCTGGTGAACACGGAGACGCCTCCTTGACAACCTTCTCAGACCCGCTGTCGCACTTCACAGACTTCTTCAGTGCCACTCTGAAGGAGGAGCAGAGGCTGGACGAGCTGCTCATGGAGGAGGCGCTGTCTCCGTTCGGGACTGACCCACTGCTTTCAGCCACTTCGCCCAATGCCTCTAAGGGGAGCAGCCGCAGGAGCAGCTTTAGCACGGATGACAACGATGAGCTTTGA
- the tfec gene encoding transcription factor EC isoform X1 yields the protein MHDCTTSKLTHINSLFCEVSVYGHWDCEIKTEVVLLNITAAEAMSHHCVVKVISLTEVQLLPVQNHLENSKYHLHQAQAQQVKQYLTLGTKLAGQAHPHPGQALGTMPIMRNGHMTPVSDNSTPGSPVTLFTLANSHDTEFPVDDIDDLIGFESGFNDGSLECMEPSIIMQNNVALNSSMLEVYGSDQGMTASHGGLTPPSCPPKLSVKMEVTEQDTRVLAKERQKKDNHNLIERRRRYNINYRIKELGTLIPKSNDPDMRWNKGTILKASVEYIKWLQKEQQHARELESRQKKLEQANRRLLLRIQELEIQARAHGLPCNLGAAELSSNLVKQQQQQALPAPAVTPGVQTFYTQDEINGPEYLQRNSLSVGHAGNEGNSSSSGEHGDASLTTFSDPLSHFTDFFSATLKEEQRLDELLMEEALSPFGTDPLLSATSPNASKGSSRRSSFSTDDNDEL from the exons ATGCATGACTGCACAACCAGCAAGCTGACTCACATCAACTCCTTATTCTGTGAAGTTTCAGTTTATGGACACTGGGATTGTGAGATAAAGACAGAGGTTGTGTTGCTGAACATTACTGCTGCTGAAGCCATGAGCCACCATTGTGTAGTCAAAGTCATCTCCCTCACTGAGGTCCAGCTGTTGCCG GTTCAGAACCACCTGGAGAACTCCAAGTACCATCTCCACCAAGCCCAAGCCCAGCAGGTCAAACAGTACCTGACTCTAGGAACCAAGCTTGCTGGCCAGGCCCATCCACACCCGGGCCAGGCCCTGGGCACGATGCCTATCATGCGCAACGGCCATATGACACCTGTAAGCGACAACAGCACTCCGGGCAGCCCCGTCACCCTGTTCACCCTTGCCAACAGCCATGACACTGAG TTTCCAGTGGATGATATTGATGATCTTATTGGCTTTGAATCGGGGTTTAATGATGGGAGCCTGGAGTGTATGGAGCCTAGCATCATAATGCAAAATAAC GTGGCCCTGAACAGTAGTATGCTGGAAGTCTATGGCAGTGACCAAGGTATGACTGCCTCTCATGGTGGACTGACACCCCCCTCATGCCCCCCAAAGCTCTCTGTTAAAATGGAAGTCACAG AACAAGACACCAGAGTCTTagcaaaagagagacaaaagaaaGACAATCACAATCTGA TCGAAAGAAGGCGGAGATACAACATCAACTACAGAATTAAAGAGCTTGGAACTCTGATACCAAAGTCCAATGACCC TGATATGCGCTGGAACAAAGGGACCATCCTCAAGGCCTCAGTGGAGTACATTAAGTGGCTGCAGAAAGAGCAGCAACATGCGCGAGAGCTGGAGAGCCGCCAGAAGAAGCTGGAGCAGGCTAACAGGAGACTGCTGCTCAGGATTCAG GAGTTGGAGATCCAGGCTCGTGCTCATGGTCTGCCCTGTAACCTAGGAGCAGCAGAGCTCTCATCAAACCTTGtcaaacagcagcagcagcaggcacTACCAGCTCCTGCGGTTACTCCTGGAGTGCAGACTTTCTACACACAGGATGAGATCAACGGCCCCGAGTACCTGCAGAGGAACTCCCTGTCTGTGGGCCATGCTGGAAATGAAGGTAACAGCAGCTCTTCTGGTGAACACGGAGACGCCTCCTTGACAACCTTCTCAGACCCGCTGTCGCACTTCACAGACTTCTTCAGTGCCACTCTGAAGGAGGAGCAGAGGCTGGACGAGCTGCTCATGGAGGAGGCGCTGTCTCCGTTCGGGACTGACCCACTGCTTTCAGCCACTTCGCCCAATGCCTCTAAGGGGAGCAGCCGCAGGAGCAGCTTTAGCACGGATGACAACGATGAGCTTTGA
- the tfec gene encoding transcription factor EC isoform X6 produces MPHLSDCSYYMMRDGAQVASVQNHLENSKYHLHQAQAQQVKQYLTLGTKLAGQAHPHPGQALGTMPIMRNGHMTPVSDNSTPGSPVTLFTLANSHDTEFPVDDIDDLIGFESGFNDGSLECMEPSIIMQNNVALNSSMLEVYGSDQEQDTRVLAKERQKKDNHNLIERRRRYNINYRIKELGTLIPKSNDPDMRWNKGTILKASVEYIKWLQKEQQHARELESRQKKLEQANRRLLLRIQELEIQARAHGLPCNLGAAELSSNLVKQQQQQALPAPAVTPGVQTFYTQDEINGPEYLQRNSLSVGHAGNEGNSSSSGEHGDASLTTFSDPLSHFTDFFSATLKEEQRLDELLMEEALSPFGTDPLLSATSPNASKGSSRRSSFSTDDNDEL; encoded by the exons ATGCCACATTTATCTGATTGTAGCTACTACATGATGCGAGACGGAGCCCAAGTTGCCAGT GTTCAGAACCACCTGGAGAACTCCAAGTACCATCTCCACCAAGCCCAAGCCCAGCAGGTCAAACAGTACCTGACTCTAGGAACCAAGCTTGCTGGCCAGGCCCATCCACACCCGGGCCAGGCCCTGGGCACGATGCCTATCATGCGCAACGGCCATATGACACCTGTAAGCGACAACAGCACTCCGGGCAGCCCCGTCACCCTGTTCACCCTTGCCAACAGCCATGACACTGAG TTTCCAGTGGATGATATTGATGATCTTATTGGCTTTGAATCGGGGTTTAATGATGGGAGCCTGGAGTGTATGGAGCCTAGCATCATAATGCAAAATAAC GTGGCCCTGAACAGTAGTATGCTGGAAGTCTATGGCAGTGACCAAG AACAAGACACCAGAGTCTTagcaaaagagagacaaaagaaaGACAATCACAATCTGA TCGAAAGAAGGCGGAGATACAACATCAACTACAGAATTAAAGAGCTTGGAACTCTGATACCAAAGTCCAATGACCC TGATATGCGCTGGAACAAAGGGACCATCCTCAAGGCCTCAGTGGAGTACATTAAGTGGCTGCAGAAAGAGCAGCAACATGCGCGAGAGCTGGAGAGCCGCCAGAAGAAGCTGGAGCAGGCTAACAGGAGACTGCTGCTCAGGATTCAG GAGTTGGAGATCCAGGCTCGTGCTCATGGTCTGCCCTGTAACCTAGGAGCAGCAGAGCTCTCATCAAACCTTGtcaaacagcagcagcagcaggcacTACCAGCTCCTGCGGTTACTCCTGGAGTGCAGACTTTCTACACACAGGATGAGATCAACGGCCCCGAGTACCTGCAGAGGAACTCCCTGTCTGTGGGCCATGCTGGAAATGAAGGTAACAGCAGCTCTTCTGGTGAACACGGAGACGCCTCCTTGACAACCTTCTCAGACCCGCTGTCGCACTTCACAGACTTCTTCAGTGCCACTCTGAAGGAGGAGCAGAGGCTGGACGAGCTGCTCATGGAGGAGGCGCTGTCTCCGTTCGGGACTGACCCACTGCTTTCAGCCACTTCGCCCAATGCCTCTAAGGGGAGCAGCCGCAGGAGCAGCTTTAGCACGGATGACAACGATGAGCTTTGA
- the tfec gene encoding transcription factor EC isoform X4: MHDCTTSKLTHINSLFCEVSVYGHWDCEIKTEVVLLNITAAEAMSHHCVVKVISLTEVQLLPVQNHLENSKYHLHQAQAQQVKQYLTLGTKLAGQAHPHPGQALGTMPIMRNGHMTPVSDNSTPGSPVTLFTLANSHDTEFPVDDIDDLIGFESGFNDGSLECMEPSIIMQNNVALNSSMLEVYGSDQGMTASHGGLTPPSCPPKLSVKMEVTEQDTRVLAKERQKKDNHNLIERRRRYNINYRIKELGTLIPKSNDPDMRWNKGTILKASVEYIKWLQKEQQHARELESRQKKLEQANRRLLLRIQELEIQARAHGLPCNLGAAELSSNLVKQQQQQALPAPAVTPGVQTFYTQDEINGPEYLQRNSLSVGHAGNEDFFSATLKEEQRLDELLMEEALSPFGTDPLLSATSPNASKGSSRRSSFSTDDNDEL; this comes from the exons ATGCATGACTGCACAACCAGCAAGCTGACTCACATCAACTCCTTATTCTGTGAAGTTTCAGTTTATGGACACTGGGATTGTGAGATAAAGACAGAGGTTGTGTTGCTGAACATTACTGCTGCTGAAGCCATGAGCCACCATTGTGTAGTCAAAGTCATCTCCCTCACTGAGGTCCAGCTGTTGCCG GTTCAGAACCACCTGGAGAACTCCAAGTACCATCTCCACCAAGCCCAAGCCCAGCAGGTCAAACAGTACCTGACTCTAGGAACCAAGCTTGCTGGCCAGGCCCATCCACACCCGGGCCAGGCCCTGGGCACGATGCCTATCATGCGCAACGGCCATATGACACCTGTAAGCGACAACAGCACTCCGGGCAGCCCCGTCACCCTGTTCACCCTTGCCAACAGCCATGACACTGAG TTTCCAGTGGATGATATTGATGATCTTATTGGCTTTGAATCGGGGTTTAATGATGGGAGCCTGGAGTGTATGGAGCCTAGCATCATAATGCAAAATAAC GTGGCCCTGAACAGTAGTATGCTGGAAGTCTATGGCAGTGACCAAGGTATGACTGCCTCTCATGGTGGACTGACACCCCCCTCATGCCCCCCAAAGCTCTCTGTTAAAATGGAAGTCACAG AACAAGACACCAGAGTCTTagcaaaagagagacaaaagaaaGACAATCACAATCTGA TCGAAAGAAGGCGGAGATACAACATCAACTACAGAATTAAAGAGCTTGGAACTCTGATACCAAAGTCCAATGACCC TGATATGCGCTGGAACAAAGGGACCATCCTCAAGGCCTCAGTGGAGTACATTAAGTGGCTGCAGAAAGAGCAGCAACATGCGCGAGAGCTGGAGAGCCGCCAGAAGAAGCTGGAGCAGGCTAACAGGAGACTGCTGCTCAGGATTCAG GAGTTGGAGATCCAGGCTCGTGCTCATGGTCTGCCCTGTAACCTAGGAGCAGCAGAGCTCTCATCAAACCTTGtcaaacagcagcagcagcaggcacTACCAGCTCCTGCGGTTACTCCTGGAGTGCAGACTTTCTACACACAGGATGAGATCAACGGCCCCGAGTACCTGCAGAGGAACTCCCTGTCTGTGGGCCATGCTGGAAATGAAG ACTTCTTCAGTGCCACTCTGAAGGAGGAGCAGAGGCTGGACGAGCTGCTCATGGAGGAGGCGCTGTCTCCGTTCGGGACTGACCCACTGCTTTCAGCCACTTCGCCCAATGCCTCTAAGGGGAGCAGCCGCAGGAGCAGCTTTAGCACGGATGACAACGATGAGCTTTGA
- the tfec gene encoding transcription factor EC isoform X5: protein MPHLSDCSYYMMRDGAQVASVQNHLENSKYHLHQAQAQQVKQYLTLGTKLAGQAHPHPGQALGTMPIMRNGHMTPVSDNSTPGSPVTLFTLANSHDTEFPVDDIDDLIGFESGFNDGSLECMEPSIIMQNNVALNSSMLEVYGSDQGMTASHGGLTPPSCPPKLSVKMEVTEQDTRVLAKERQKKDNHNLIERRRRYNINYRIKELGTLIPKSNDPDMRWNKGTILKASVEYIKWLQKEQQHARELESRQKKLEQANRRLLLRIQELEIQARAHGLPCNLGAAELSSNLVKQQQQQALPAPAVTPGVQTFYTQDEINGPEYLQRNSLSVGHAGNEGNSSSSGEHGDASLTTFSDPLSHFTDFFSATLKEEQRLDELLMEEALSPFGTDPLLSATSPNASKGSSRRSSFSTDDNDEL, encoded by the exons ATGCCACATTTATCTGATTGTAGCTACTACATGATGCGAGACGGAGCCCAAGTTGCCAGT GTTCAGAACCACCTGGAGAACTCCAAGTACCATCTCCACCAAGCCCAAGCCCAGCAGGTCAAACAGTACCTGACTCTAGGAACCAAGCTTGCTGGCCAGGCCCATCCACACCCGGGCCAGGCCCTGGGCACGATGCCTATCATGCGCAACGGCCATATGACACCTGTAAGCGACAACAGCACTCCGGGCAGCCCCGTCACCCTGTTCACCCTTGCCAACAGCCATGACACTGAG TTTCCAGTGGATGATATTGATGATCTTATTGGCTTTGAATCGGGGTTTAATGATGGGAGCCTGGAGTGTATGGAGCCTAGCATCATAATGCAAAATAAC GTGGCCCTGAACAGTAGTATGCTGGAAGTCTATGGCAGTGACCAAGGTATGACTGCCTCTCATGGTGGACTGACACCCCCCTCATGCCCCCCAAAGCTCTCTGTTAAAATGGAAGTCACAG AACAAGACACCAGAGTCTTagcaaaagagagacaaaagaaaGACAATCACAATCTGA TCGAAAGAAGGCGGAGATACAACATCAACTACAGAATTAAAGAGCTTGGAACTCTGATACCAAAGTCCAATGACCC TGATATGCGCTGGAACAAAGGGACCATCCTCAAGGCCTCAGTGGAGTACATTAAGTGGCTGCAGAAAGAGCAGCAACATGCGCGAGAGCTGGAGAGCCGCCAGAAGAAGCTGGAGCAGGCTAACAGGAGACTGCTGCTCAGGATTCAG GAGTTGGAGATCCAGGCTCGTGCTCATGGTCTGCCCTGTAACCTAGGAGCAGCAGAGCTCTCATCAAACCTTGtcaaacagcagcagcagcaggcacTACCAGCTCCTGCGGTTACTCCTGGAGTGCAGACTTTCTACACACAGGATGAGATCAACGGCCCCGAGTACCTGCAGAGGAACTCCCTGTCTGTGGGCCATGCTGGAAATGAAGGTAACAGCAGCTCTTCTGGTGAACACGGAGACGCCTCCTTGACAACCTTCTCAGACCCGCTGTCGCACTTCACAGACTTCTTCAGTGCCACTCTGAAGGAGGAGCAGAGGCTGGACGAGCTGCTCATGGAGGAGGCGCTGTCTCCGTTCGGGACTGACCCACTGCTTTCAGCCACTTCGCCCAATGCCTCTAAGGGGAGCAGCCGCAGGAGCAGCTTTAGCACGGATGACAACGATGAGCTTTGA